A window of Nocardia arthritidis genomic DNA:
AGAACAGCGCGTGGAACGCCGCCATGATCGGGCGTCCGTACGCGCGTTCCACGTGCACCGCTTGGGTATTCATCGACACGTCCAGCGCGCCGTTGCCGAATCCGAAGCAGGACAGGGCGATCGCGAGGGTCAACGGGCTGTCGGCGAGTCCGGGGCCGAGCACGGCGACCGACGTGACGGTCGCGGCGGCGGCGACCAGCGTCCGGCTGCCGAACCGGTCGGCCAGCGGCCCCGCGACCCGCATCCCGACGATGGCCGCACCCGCCATCAACAGGATGAAGCTGCCGAGGGTGGCGGGATCGACGCCGGTGCGGTCGGTGATCACCGGAATGTGCACGACCCACATCGCCATCAGAAAGCCGTTGAGCGTGAAGACCGTGAACACCGCACCGCGCGCGACGCGGGTGGGCCGATCCAGCGTTGTGGCAGACACCAATCGACGGTACATATGATCGCCTGCCGCCGCATCGAGCGACCGCGGGACCGGTGCCGAGGCGTCGTCGACCCGGCAGTGACCCGGTTGAATGGACCCCCTCGTCGCGGTCCAATCCCGCGGCACCTTCTTTCCAACTCCCTACTGCTCCTGAATATTCCATACTCCGGTCGCCGCGACGCCCTTCACGTAGTCGGCGAAATCTCTTGGCGCCCTTCCCAACGCACGCTGGACGCCATCGGCGGGCGCGGAATTCCTGCCGTCGAGCACGGTGGCGAACAGGTAGTCCAGCAGGCTCACCACGTCGGCGGGCACCTGGTATTCGGTCAGCGCCGCAACGAAATCCGTGCGCGAGATCGGGATGAAGGCGATCTCCCGGCCCGTGGCGGCCGCGATCTCGGCCACCGCCTCGGCGAAGGTCAGCGCGCGCGGCCCGGTGAGCTCGTAAACCTGTCCGGTGTGGCCGTTCTCGGTGAGCGCGGCGACCGCGACATCGGCGATATCGTCGGCGTCGACGAACGGTTCCGGCACATCGCCGTTCGGCACCGCGAATTCGCCTGCCAGCACGTAGTCGACGAAGGCGCCCTCGCTGAAATT
This region includes:
- a CDS encoding NAD(P)H-binding protein; the encoded protein is MTKNTANQPLVLVTGGTGKTGSRVAARLTDMGRAVRIGSRKADIPFDWEDRTTWTRALTGVTAVYLAYQPDIAVPTAPDTIRAFTAAAKVAGVRRVVLLSGRGEPEAAVCEGIVRDSGLEWTIVRCAWFAQNFSEGAFVDYVLAGEFAVPNGDVPEPFVDADDIADVAVAALTENGHTGQVYELTGPRALTFAEAVAEIAAATGREIAFIPISRTDFVAALTEYQVPADVVSLLDYLFATVLDGRNSAPADGVQRALGRAPRDFADYVKGVAATGVWNIQEQ